From a single Chlorogloeopsis sp. ULAP01 genomic region:
- a CDS encoding glycosyltransferase family 2 protein yields the protein MISVVIPAFNEAENIPNLYRRIISAAQNWQMPFEVIMVDDGSKDKTLELLQKLHAKDSRFKYISFSRNFGHQTAVSAGLVYAQGDVVAILDADLQDPPEEIHRFLEKWRQGYQVIYGIRTHRKENFFKKSAYYLFYRILAWCSSIEIPLDSGDFCIMDRTVVSWLNAMPERNRFIRGLRSWIGYRQIGIPYERQARFAGEVKYTFRKLMRLALDGIINFSYRPLQIAGTFGFFVAIISFLGIIFFFLHRILNFKIFGYSPQNVPGFTSLILSLLFIGGVQLFTMGLFGEYIGRIFDEVKQRPLYIIKDQRGFDNSSTLLPGNTRL from the coding sequence ATGATTTCAGTTGTTATACCAGCTTTCAATGAGGCGGAGAATATACCTAATTTATATAGGCGAATCATTTCAGCCGCTCAAAATTGGCAGATGCCTTTTGAAGTCATTATGGTTGATGACGGTAGTAAAGACAAAACCCTTGAGCTTTTACAAAAACTCCATGCAAAAGACTCAAGATTTAAATATATCAGCTTTTCCCGTAATTTTGGACATCAAACTGCCGTTAGTGCAGGCTTAGTTTATGCTCAAGGTGATGTAGTAGCTATTCTTGATGCCGATTTGCAAGATCCTCCAGAAGAGATCCACCGCTTTTTAGAAAAGTGGCGTCAAGGATATCAAGTTATTTACGGCATCAGAACTCACAGAAAAGAAAATTTTTTCAAAAAATCAGCTTACTATCTATTCTATAGAATTTTAGCTTGGTGTTCATCCATAGAAATCCCCCTCGATTCTGGAGACTTCTGCATCATGGATAGAACTGTTGTTAGTTGGCTGAATGCCATGCCAGAGCGGAACCGTTTTATTAGAGGATTGCGTTCTTGGATTGGTTATAGGCAAATTGGTATTCCCTATGAGCGCCAAGCTCGCTTTGCTGGAGAAGTGAAATACACCTTTCGCAAACTCATGCGTCTTGCTTTAGATGGCATCATTAACTTCTCCTATCGTCCATTGCAAATTGCTGGCACCTTTGGTTTTTTTGTCGCGATCATTTCTTTTTTAGGAATTATTTTCTTTTTCCTACATCGCATTCTCAACTTCAAAATCTTTGGTTATTCCCCCCAAAATGTGCCAGGTTTTACCTCTCTAATTTTATCCCTCCTATTTATTGGAGGCGTGCAGCTATTTACAATGGGGCTTTTTGGAGAATATATTGGGCGGATCTTCGATGAAGTAAAACAACGTCCCCTTTATATAATTAAAGACCAAAGAGGCTTTGATAACTCAAGCACTTTATTACCAGGGAATACACGACTTTGA
- a CDS encoding lysylphosphatidylglycerol synthase transmembrane domain-containing protein, producing MKQKIIFWLGWAISIFLLTLTIRNLDWSRVIVAFTSVSPIAPLLMIGVYLLGFLLRSVRWKILLPTGVSLDNSLYAVILGYAANNILPSRLGELVRAQAIGKKCQISRSLALASIFVERIFDGLIITIFLYISIIGSSLPNWAYSTGKLGIFIFGGTFSVIAILALTRPFWNSKLSQIPASKWRDALIKFGEGLTLVWRTPFLPLSIFVLSLGIWLIETGVFYLGIQAFNLKVPIAAALFMMALVNLGVLIPSSPGYLGAFQYFGVLALSAWQVPQAESLACSVLIHACQYIPITLWGVSLIPYFGFSSLSKLKHEAKQTT from the coding sequence TTGAAGCAAAAAATCATCTTTTGGCTAGGCTGGGCAATTAGTATTTTCCTCTTAACCTTAACAATTCGCAATCTAGATTGGTCTAGGGTAATAGTAGCATTCACCTCGGTTTCACCCATCGCCCCCTTATTGATGATTGGCGTTTATCTCCTGGGTTTTCTCCTGCGATCTGTGCGGTGGAAAATTCTGTTGCCTACTGGTGTATCGCTAGATAATTCTCTTTATGCTGTAATTTTGGGTTATGCTGCCAATAACATACTTCCTAGTCGTTTGGGAGAATTAGTGAGAGCGCAAGCAATTGGGAAAAAGTGCCAAATCAGTCGCTCTCTTGCTCTTGCCAGTATTTTTGTGGAACGTATTTTTGATGGCTTAATTATCACTATTTTCCTTTATATAAGTATTATTGGTAGCTCTTTACCCAATTGGGCATATTCTACAGGAAAGTTAGGAATCTTTATTTTCGGTGGAACTTTCAGCGTAATTGCCATCCTAGCTTTAACACGCCCCTTTTGGAATTCTAAACTGTCCCAAATTCCTGCTTCAAAATGGCGAGATGCGCTAATCAAATTTGGTGAAGGATTAACTCTTGTTTGGCGTACTCCTTTTCTTCCTCTAAGCATTTTTGTACTTTCCTTGGGGATTTGGCTGATAGAAACAGGAGTGTTCTATTTGGGAATTCAAGCTTTTAATTTAAAGGTGCCTATCGCGGCTGCTCTATTTATGATGGCATTGGTTAACTTAGGTGTTTTAATTCCTTCTTCTCCTGGTTATTTAGGAGCATTCCAATACTTTGGAGTATTAGCTTTGAGTGCTTGGCAAGTTCCTCAAGCCGAATCCCTTGCCTGTTCAGTTTTGATTCACGCTTGTCAATACATTCCGATTACGCTTTGGGGAGTCAGCCTGATACCTTACTTTGGATTTTCTTCTCTAAGTAAGCTGAAGCACGAAGCTAAACAAACTACTTAA
- a CDS encoding NAD(P)/FAD-dependent oxidoreductase, translated as MSLLIVGGGATGLASAYIAAKRGEKVTLIEASDRLGGLLSTFEVGGTKLECFYHHFFTHDQEIRWLLEELGLAQDIRFVETKMGIYRRRKLYPFTTTKDLLFFPHLNFIDKIRFGLTSIFLSRQQNWQKYENTPALDWFYRWAGKQTTDTIWRPMLEIKFGEYSDRIPVSWMIGRMQQRLKSRSQGKEKLGYLRGSLQRLVDALELALEQLGVKIIKNAPVESLIFADEGKLVGVKTPQREMKADKTLITIPTVYLAKLLPNEYVEYRQDLERIEYFGAICAVIITQKPLSATYWMNVADPGFEFGGVIEQTNFIPPEEYQGFHLTYLSRYTTLQNPIFYKSNSEIATLFKAQLQSIFPDLDNRGIQEIKIFRTRTAATVCDLNFSQKVPAYQTPVPNLYVANMAHVYPDERSVNNSIKVAFEVDAVLNN; from the coding sequence ATGAGTTTACTGATTGTTGGTGGTGGTGCTACTGGTTTAGCCTCAGCCTATATAGCGGCAAAGCGAGGTGAAAAAGTAACTTTAATTGAAGCTTCTGATCGCCTTGGGGGTTTACTATCTACTTTTGAAGTTGGTGGTACTAAATTGGAGTGCTTTTACCATCACTTCTTTACCCACGATCAAGAAATTCGCTGGTTACTAGAAGAATTGGGGCTGGCTCAAGATATCCGATTTGTAGAAACAAAAATGGGAATATACCGCCGGAGAAAGTTATACCCATTTACTACAACAAAAGATTTACTTTTCTTTCCTCACTTAAATTTCATAGATAAAATCCGCTTTGGATTAACTAGTATATTTCTTTCTCGACAGCAAAATTGGCAAAAGTATGAAAATACTCCTGCTTTAGATTGGTTTTATCGTTGGGCAGGCAAGCAGACTACAGATACGATCTGGCGCCCAATGCTAGAAATCAAGTTTGGAGAATATAGCGATCGCATTCCAGTTTCATGGATGATCGGCAGGATGCAGCAACGGCTAAAATCTCGTTCCCAAGGTAAAGAAAAATTAGGATATCTGCGAGGCAGTCTTCAGAGACTTGTAGATGCCCTAGAGTTAGCTTTAGAGCAACTAGGAGTCAAAATTATTAAAAATGCTCCTGTTGAGTCTTTGATTTTTGCAGACGAGGGAAAACTTGTTGGGGTTAAAACTCCTCAAAGAGAGATGAAAGCAGACAAAACACTAATCACAATTCCTACAGTTTATTTAGCAAAGCTATTACCGAATGAATATGTAGAATATCGTCAAGACTTGGAAAGAATAGAATATTTTGGGGCAATTTGTGCTGTAATTATTACTCAAAAACCTTTAAGTGCAACTTATTGGATGAATGTAGCCGATCCAGGTTTTGAGTTTGGTGGAGTAATTGAACAGACTAACTTTATCCCACCAGAAGAATATCAAGGATTTCATCTAACTTATTTATCAAGATATACTACGCTGCAAAATCCCATTTTCTATAAAAGTAATTCAGAAATAGCCACTTTATTTAAAGCCCAGCTACAAAGTATCTTTCCTGATTTAGATAATCGAGGTATCCAAGAAATTAAAATTTTCCGAACTAGAACAGCCGCAACAGTTTGTGACTTAAATTTCTCTCAAAAAGTACCTGCTTATCAAACACCAGTTCCTAATCTTTATGTAGCTAATATGGCTCATGTCTATCCTGATGAGAGAAGTGTGAACAATAGCATTAAAGTAGCTTTTGAAGTTGATGCTGTTTTGAATAATTAA